The Croceibacterium sp. TMG7-5b_MA50 genome segment GGGCGGATGGCAGGTGTTCCTGGGCCGGCACCTGCGCACCGACCGTCCGCACGGCCTGACGCGGCCGACGATCATGGACGCGACGGTGGACCAGACCGATGGCTACCGCTTCGTCTATGTCCTGCCGCTGGCGGCGGACGAGGTGTTCATCGAGGATACCTATTACCAGGACGCGCCGGTGCTGGACCGCCCGCTGCTGAGCGGGCGGCTGGACGCCTACGCCGCGGCGCATGGCTGGGCGGGCACCGTGCTGGAGCAGGAGACCGGCGTGCTGCCCGTCATCACCGGCGGCGATTTCGCCGGGTGGCAGGCGGAACAGCGGGTGCCGGGCGTGGCGCGCGCCGGCGCGGGTGCGGGCTTCGTGCATCCGCTGACCAGCTATACCCTGCCCTTCGCGGTGGAGACCGCGCTGGCGGTGGCGGATGCCTTCGCCCACCAGCCGCAGATGACGGGCGATGCGCTGGCCACCATGCTGGAACAGCGGGCGGCGGATCACTGGCGGCGCACCGGTTTCTACCGCCTGCTCGGCTCCATGCTGTTCGGCGCCGCCGGGCCGGCGGAACGCTATCGGGTGTTCGAGCGATTCTATACCCTGTCCGATCCGCTGATCGAACGGTTCTATGCCGGGCGCAGCACCTGGACAGATCGGCTGCGGGTATTGAGCGGGCGACCGCCCGTGCCGATCGGGGCGGCGGTGCAGGCACTGGTGCAACCACGCGCGCCGCTCTATTCGGGTACGCAACAACAAAGGGATTGCGCATGAGTACCGACCCGGCGCCGGCGCATGCCCCGGTCGCAATTACTGGCAAGCGCGCCTGCGTGATCGGCGCGGGCTTCGGCGGGCTGGCACTGGCGATCCGCCTGCAATCGGCCGGCATCGCCACCACCGTGGTGGAGGCGCGCGACAAGCCGGGCGGGCGCGCCTATCACTGGCAGCGCGACGGCTTCACCTTCGACGCCGGGCCGACCGTGGTGACGGACCCCGCCTGCCTGCAGGAATTGTGGGCCATCACCGGCCACGACATGGCGCAGGACATCGAACTGATGCCGGTCATGCCGTTCTACCGCCTGAACTGGCCCGACGGCACGAACTTCGATTATTCCAACGACGAGGCGTCGCTGCAGCGGGAGATCGCCAAGCTCGATCCCGCGGACATCGCCGGGTACGAACGGTTCCTGCAATATTCGGCCGGCGTGTTCCACGAAGGGTACGAGAAGCTGGGCAGCGTGCCGTTCCTGGACTTCGCCAGCATGGTGAAGGCGGCACCGGCGCTGGCCAAGTACCAGGCGTGGCGTTCGGTCTATTCCGTGGTCAGCAGCTACATCAACAACGAGAAGCTGCGTGAGGCGCTGAGCTTCCACACATTGCTGGTGGGCGGCAACCCGATGACCACCAGTTCGATCTACGCCCTGATCCACAAGCTGGAGAAGGATGGCGGCGTGTGGTGGGCGCGCGGCGGGACCAACCGTCTGATCGCGGCCATGGTCCGTCATTTCGAACGGCTGGGCGGCACCGTCCGGCTGGACGACGCCGTCACCGCAATCGGCACGGTCGGCGATCGGGCGAGCAGCGTCACCACCAAGAGCGGCTGGAACGAAAGCTTCGACGCGGTGGCGAGCAATGGCGACATCGTCCATTCGTACCGCGACCTCCTGGGCGGCAACCAGCGCGGGCAGCGGCGCGGGCGGGCGCTGATGAAGAAGCGGTTTTCCCCCAGCCTGTTCGTGGTGCATTTCGGGATCGAGGGCACCTGGCCCGGCATCCCGCATCACATGATCCTGTTCGGCCCCCGGTACAAAGGCCTGCTGGACGACATCTACACCCACGGCGTGCTGCCGGAAGATTTCTCCATCTACCTGCACCATCCCACAGTCACCGATCCGGGCATGGCGCCGCCGGGGATGAGCACGTTCTACGCGCTGGTGCCGGTCGCCCATCTGGGCAAGCTGGCGATCGACTGGGATGTGGTCGGCCCGCAGCTGGAAAAGCGTATCCTGGACGAGGTCGGCCGCCGGCTGATCCCCGACATCCACAGCCGCATCGTGACCAAGTTCCATTATGCGCCGACGGACTTCGTGGCCGATCTCAACGCCCACCTGGGCAGCGCCTTCAGCCTGGAGCCGGTGCTGACGCAAAGCGCCTTCTTCCGCGGG includes the following:
- the crtY gene encoding lycopene beta-cyclase CrtY: MERSNGCDVAIVGGGLAGGLIALALAERCPGLHVRVIEGGAAAGGHHRWSWFASDLDPAGTRLMAPFRMAQWHEGYEVAFPRHCRTLQTPYRSLASRDFAAHLATALPAGTLATGQRVAGLAADGVTLAEGGRVPAGVVIDCRGFQPTARLQGGWQVFLGRHLRTDRPHGLTRPTIMDATVDQTDGYRFVYVLPLAADEVFIEDTYYQDAPVLDRPLLSGRLDAYAAAHGWAGTVLEQETGVLPVITGGDFAGWQAEQRVPGVARAGAGAGFVHPLTSYTLPFAVETALAVADAFAHQPQMTGDALATMLEQRAADHWRRTGFYRLLGSMLFGAAGPAERYRVFERFYTLSDPLIERFYAGRSTWTDRLRVLSGRPPVPIGAAVQALVQPRAPLYSGTQQQRDCA
- a CDS encoding phytoene desaturase, whose translation is MSTDPAPAHAPVAITGKRACVIGAGFGGLALAIRLQSAGIATTVVEARDKPGGRAYHWQRDGFTFDAGPTVVTDPACLQELWAITGHDMAQDIELMPVMPFYRLNWPDGTNFDYSNDEASLQREIAKLDPADIAGYERFLQYSAGVFHEGYEKLGSVPFLDFASMVKAAPALAKYQAWRSVYSVVSSYINNEKLREALSFHTLLVGGNPMTTSSIYALIHKLEKDGGVWWARGGTNRLIAAMVRHFERLGGTVRLDDAVTAIGTVGDRASSVTTKSGWNESFDAVASNGDIVHSYRDLLGGNQRGQRRGRALMKKRFSPSLFVVHFGIEGTWPGIPHHMILFGPRYKGLLDDIYTHGVLPEDFSIYLHHPTVTDPGMAPPGMSTFYALVPVAHLGKLAIDWDVVGPQLEKRILDEVGRRLIPDIHSRIVTKFHYAPTDFVADLNAHLGSAFSLEPVLTQSAFFRGHNRDDVIRNFYLVGAGTHPGAGIPGVVGSAKATAGLMLEDLAT